The genome window CTGTTCTTCCTTGAACAGGTTGATCACGAGAGATGCATGGGGATTGGTGGTGTAGGGGAACAGGCCTTCAGCGTCGAAGACGTGAACCTTGTCGACACCGTAGGGGAAAACCTGCTTTTCGATGCCGTCGATACCGGAGGCGGCACAAATGCATTCCAACTGGACACCCAGGGTGTCGGCCAGCTTACGGCCCTTGGAGAGCAGTTCGAGGGAAACGTCCTTAACGGTAGTCCCTTCAATTTCGCAATATACAAATACGTTATTCATAGGTTAACCGATAATCTTTCCTTCTAAGAGTTCCTTGATCAGGCCTTCCACATCTTCATCGCTAGCGGTGAGGGTGCGGCTTTCCTTGGCCTTGAACACAATGTTCTTCACAGCCTTCACGTTGGTCGGAGAACCGGCCTTACCGATCTGGGCAGGATCTGCCTCGATGTCGGCTGCACCCCACTGGGCGATGTCCAGGTAGGGCTTTTCTGCGATAAGGGCTGCATACTTTTCTGCGGCTTCGGGAGCACGTTCGGCAACTGCGGTTGCGTTCTTGTACTTCATGACGCGCTTTGCGTTGCGGGGGCGGCAAGGAGCTGCGGAACCGTTAACGGTCACGACTAGCGGGAGCGGTGCTTCCACGGTTTCAACGCCACCGTCGATAAGACGGCGAATAACAACCTTGCGAGCCTTTTCGTCGAGAGAAAGGATTTCTTCGGCGTAGGTCACCTGGGTGAGGCCCAGCTTCTGGGCGATCTGGGGACCAACCTGTGCGGTATCGCCATCGATAGCCTGACGGCCGCAGAGGATAATGTCGTAGTTGCCAACCTTCTTGATGGCCTGTGCCAGGGTGTAGCTGGTGGCCAGGGTGTCTGCACCGCCGAGGGTACGGTCGGTAACGACGAAGCCTTCGTCTGCGCCGCGATAGAGAGATTCGCGAACGACTTCTGCAGACTTGGGAAGACCCATGGTCACAACGGAAATGGTGGAACCTTCGAACTGGTCCTTCAGACGGAGGGCCTGTTCCAATGCATTCAGGTCTTCAGGATTGAAGACTGCAGGCAAGGCAGCACGATTGATGGTGCCCTGTTCCGTCATGGCGTCAGGACCAACATTTCGTGTGTCGGGAACTTGCTTAGCAAGTACAACGATTTTAAGACTCATAATGTTTATTTCTTTAGCGGGTTCAAACCGCCAAGTGTGTTAGTTTAATGTTTAGTTAGGCCAAATGTACTTAATTATGGAGGGATTGAAATGTGTTTTACACAGGCTGAACCCCGTTTTTGTATAGAAATCGAAACAAAACGTACTATTTTCTTACAAATAACTTACGTAACGAAATGTACGGCGTTGTTTGGGACAACAGTTTTGTACTTGAGTGTTTTTTTGTTCTTTTTTTATATTTGTTTCCAAAAATTAGCCTTATGCCGTGAAAAGCTGCGTAGCGAAAGAATCGCTCGTAAGAGAATCCCGTGAAAGCCGGGAACGGTCCCGCCGCTGTAAGGGTGGACGAAACCAGCAAGAACCAATGTGCGATAAGCAGGATTGAATTCGCATGTGAAGGAGCTGGAAGTAGAGTGATCCCCGAGTCAGAAGAACTGTGAGGTTAAAATCGTTGCGGTCGTGTGCCGCGATTGAATGGAGTCGGATGCGAGAGACATCGACAAGATTTGCCGCGTTGGTATTAAGCGCGGTCGTTGGCGTGTGTGCCCAGGAGGGTCCTGTTCAGGATCTGGGCTCTACGGATGTCGTGTCCGAATCTCCTTCTGTATCGCAGAAAAGTACAAGCGTTACTGAAATTACAAAGGATGCCTGGGAGGGCAAGCCCTACTCTGCGGCGGAACTTCTGGCCACTTTGCCTGGCATTCAATATTATCGTCAGGGTGGTCTCGGAAGTTTCCAGACCATCAGCATTCGTGGAATCGCTGCAAAAAATATCGTCATCTGCATGGATGGTGTTCCCATGAATGATGGTAGCGGCGGTGCCGTAGACTTGGGACAAATTGACCTGAACCAGATTGAAAAAATCGAGGTCTATAAGGATCGCGTTCCTGCAAAGTTCGGCGGTGCTGGAATTGGCGGTGCAGTGAATTTTGTAACCAAGTCCGCCATTGTCCGTGATGCCTCCGGCAAGAAAACTTACGGACAGATTCTTGCCAGTTATGGTAGCCATAATTTCTGGGAAGGATCCGCTCAGGTTCTGCATCAGATAACGGATAGCGTTTCTTTCGCCGCAACTTTATCCGCTCGTCATTCTGATAACGATTACGAGTTTATTAATCGTAACGGCACTAAATACAATAAGGATGACGATTACACGGATGTTCGCCGCAATGCCCAGTATACGGAATACTCCGGCAATGTGAAGTATCGTGTTCTTCACAAATTTGGTGGTTTCTCTACATTCTCCCTGACTGCATCCATGTCCGATGCTGGTAACCCTGGTCGCGAGGATTACCAGACGACTTTTGCTGGCTTCGATGGGGAAAACGCTCGGGCAAGCTACCGTATGGAATTTCCGGAATTTTTCGGATGGCTTTGGTTGGAGATGGGCCTGACTGGGGAATTTGAAAAGTCCGTTTCCCATTCCTATTATCCGATGGACCATATTGGTTATGTCTCTACGGAATATCTGGAATATGGAACTGGCGGATATAAATTCATTCCGGAAGTGATTGCTAGTTATTACGGAGAACGTCTTGATGTGAATCTCCGTCTAGCAGGTGGTGCGGACTATTACACCCCTCGCGGAAACTCCACCAGTTGGGCTCTGGATCGTTACTCGCTCTCTTTGGCAGGAGATGGCGAATTTCGTATCCTGCCTTGGATTGCTGTAGGTGCAGAAGGTTCACTGCTGGGTGTTTCTGATGACATTCATGGCGGTACGATTGTCCTGCCGACCTTCTCGAAGAATCTGGATGATTCTGCGGAAAGGAACCTGTCCTATTCCGCTCGAGGTATAGTGAAGGTTGGTAAGGATGATTCCCGTTTT of Fibrobacter sp. UWR4 contains these proteins:
- a CDS encoding electron transfer flavoprotein subunit beta/FixA family protein; translation: MSLKIVVLAKQVPDTRNVGPDAMTEQGTINRAALPAVFNPEDLNALEQALRLKDQFEGSTISVVTMGLPKSAEVVRESLYRGADEGFVVTDRTLGGADTLATSYTLAQAIKKVGNYDIILCGRQAIDGDTAQVGPQIAQKLGLTQVTYAEEILSLDEKARKVVIRRLIDGGVETVEAPLPLVVTVNGSAAPCRPRNAKRVMKYKNATAVAERAPEAAEKYAALIAEKPYLDIAQWGAADIEADPAQIGKAGSPTNVKAVKNIVFKAKESRTLTASDEDVEGLIKELLEGKIIG
- a CDS encoding TonB-dependent receptor yields the protein MVLSAVVGVCAQEGPVQDLGSTDVVSESPSVSQKSTSVTEITKDAWEGKPYSAAELLATLPGIQYYRQGGLGSFQTISIRGIAAKNIVICMDGVPMNDGSGGAVDLGQIDLNQIEKIEVYKDRVPAKFGGAGIGGAVNFVTKSAIVRDASGKKTYGQILASYGSHNFWEGSAQVLHQITDSVSFAATLSARHSDNDYEFINRNGTKYNKDDDYTDVRRNAQYTEYSGNVKYRVLHKFGGFSTFSLTASMSDAGNPGREDYQTTFAGFDGENARASYRMEFPEFFGWLWLEMGLTGEFEKSVSHSYYPMDHIGYVSTEYLEYGTGGYKFIPEVIASYYGERLDVNLRLAGGADYYTPRGNSTSWALDRYSLSLAGDGEFRILPWIAVGAEGSLLGVSDDIHGGTIVLPTFSKNLDDSAERNLSYSARGIVKVGKDDSRFGGSASFGRFYQKPDLMELYGVYPGVISNPELKDEVAYRFETSVFAATENRRTILRATYYSTVMENGIFWVNSASFMKPFNLDDARIMGLEFEMESNPAKSVRTILRATFQDAVDKSDEKAYRNNKLPGEPARSYFAELQLDLPLHFDFTWSSNYRTKIYSDRANRMEQPGVGIHKAVLGFKPFESTRLAFSVDNISDETYRNFYTPFPTPGREYKLTLTQGF